Proteins from a genomic interval of Schaalia odontolytica:
- the rpsK gene encoding 30S ribosomal protein S11: MAAAKTSRSGGARKPRRKISKNVTNGHAYIKSTFNNTIVSLTDPTGAVVAWASSGQVGFKGSRKSTPFAAQLAAEAAARRAQEHGMKKVDVFVKGPGSGRETAIRSLQAAGLEIGSIQDVTPQAFNGTRPPKRRRG; encoded by the coding sequence ATGGCAGCAGCAAAGACCTCGCGCTCGGGCGGTGCCCGCAAGCCGCGTCGCAAGATTTCGAAGAACGTCACCAACGGCCACGCCTACATCAAGTCGACGTTCAACAACACCATCGTCTCCCTCACGGATCCCACGGGCGCGGTTGTCGCCTGGGCGTCCTCCGGCCAGGTTGGCTTCAAGGGGTCGCGTAAGTCCACGCCGTTCGCCGCCCAGCTCGCGGCCGAGGCGGCGGCTCGTCGCGCCCAGGAGCACGGCATGAAGAAGGTTGACGTCTTCGTGAAGGGTCCCGGCTCCGGCCGCGAGACCGCGATCCGTTCCCTGCAGGCCGCCGGCCTCGAGATCGGTTCGATCCAGGACGTCACCCCTCAGGCCTTCAACGGCACTCGCCCGCCGAAGCGCCGCCGCGGCTGA
- the rpsM gene encoding 30S ribosomal protein S13, translating into MARIAGVDLPREKRLEIALTYIYGVGRTRAAETLAATGVSPDTRVKDATEEELVKLRDYIEANFKVEGDLRREVQADIRRKIEIGSYQGLRHRRGLPVHGQRTKTNARTRKGPKRTVAGKKKAK; encoded by the coding sequence ATGGCACGTATTGCCGGCGTCGACCTCCCCCGCGAGAAGCGGCTCGAGATCGCGCTCACATACATCTACGGAGTCGGCCGCACGCGCGCGGCAGAGACCCTCGCCGCCACCGGCGTCAGCCCGGATACCCGCGTCAAGGACGCGACGGAAGAGGAACTCGTCAAGCTTCGTGACTACATTGAGGCAAACTTCAAGGTTGAGGGTGACCTTCGCCGCGAGGTTCAGGCTGACATTCGTCGCAAGATCGAAATCGGTTCGTACCAGGGCCTTCGCCACCGTCGTGGCCTGCCGGTCCACGGTCAGCGCACCAAGACCAACGCGCGTACCCGCAAGGGCCCCAAGCGCACCGTTGCAGGCAAGAAGAAGGCCAAGTAA
- the rpmJ gene encoding 50S ribosomal protein L36 yields MKVKPSVKKICDKCKVIRRHGNVMVICDNPRHKQRQG; encoded by the coding sequence ATGAAGGTCAAGCCGAGTGTCAAGAAGATCTGTGACAAGTGCAAGGTGATTCGTCGCCACGGCAACGTCATGGTCATCTGCGACAACCCCAGGCACAAGCAGCGTCAGGGCTGA
- the infA gene encoding translation initiation factor IF-1, with translation MAKKDGVIEMEGTVVEALPNAMFRVELKNGHVVLGHIAGKMRQHYIRILPEDRVVVELSPYDLSRGRIVYRYK, from the coding sequence ATGGCGAAGAAGGACGGCGTCATTGAGATGGAAGGCACGGTCGTTGAGGCCCTGCCTAACGCGATGTTCCGTGTGGAACTGAAGAATGGCCACGTGGTTCTCGGCCACATTGCGGGGAAGATGCGTCAGCACTACATCCGCATCCTGCCCGAGGATCGAGTTGTCGTCGAGCTGAGCCCCTACGACCTTTCTCGAGGCCGTATCGTCTACCGCTACAAGTGA
- a CDS encoding type I methionyl aminopeptidase: MARIELKSAEELRWMREAGLVVVSIHEALRAAVAPGITTRELDEVSAAAIADSGATSNFLGYYDYPATVCISVNDVIVHGIPGDTELAAGDIVSFDCGAYVERRGRQWHGDAAFSVIVGEPFVSDEDFASGVRASGSLPGVDENVLRERRQLDALTRESLWSALAALATGKRISAVGSAVEEVVARHGEINGWEAGIVEEFVGHGIGTSMHMPPDVLNYRVRGIQARLKPGMVLAVEPMLVRGDIASITDDDEWTVRTADGRDAAHWEHSIAITEDGVSVLTARDGGAAGLAPYGVTPVGLD; encoded by the coding sequence ATGGCTCGCATCGAACTCAAGAGCGCGGAAGAGCTGCGCTGGATGCGCGAGGCGGGCCTAGTGGTCGTCTCCATACACGAGGCGCTTCGCGCCGCCGTCGCTCCGGGCATCACCACCCGTGAGCTTGACGAGGTGAGTGCCGCGGCCATTGCGGACTCGGGTGCCACCTCGAACTTCCTGGGCTACTACGACTATCCCGCAACGGTGTGCATTTCCGTCAACGACGTGATCGTTCACGGCATTCCGGGCGACACGGAGCTTGCCGCAGGTGACATCGTCTCCTTCGACTGCGGCGCCTACGTTGAACGTCGCGGCAGGCAATGGCACGGCGACGCGGCCTTCTCCGTGATTGTCGGCGAGCCCTTCGTTTCCGACGAGGATTTCGCCAGCGGAGTGCGAGCGTCGGGTTCCCTGCCGGGCGTGGATGAAAACGTGTTGCGTGAGCGCCGTCAGCTCGATGCCCTCACCCGCGAATCGCTCTGGTCCGCCCTCGCGGCACTCGCGACCGGCAAGCGGATCAGCGCGGTCGGCTCGGCCGTCGAAGAGGTCGTTGCCCGCCACGGGGAGATCAACGGCTGGGAAGCCGGTATCGTCGAGGAGTTCGTCGGTCATGGCATCGGGACGAGCATGCACATGCCTCCCGACGTCCTCAACTACCGGGTGCGCGGGATTCAGGCGCGCCTCAAGCCCGGCATGGTCCTCGCCGTCGAACCGATGCTCGTGCGCGGCGATATCGCGTCGATCACCGATGACGACGAGTGGACGGTCCGCACGGCGGACGGTCGTGATGCCGCCCATTGGGAGCATTCGATCGCCATCACGGAGGACGGGGTCAGTGTTCTGACGGCCCGCGACGGCGGAGCCGCCGGGCTCGCGCCGTACGGGGTGACTCCTGTCGGCCTCGACTGA
- a CDS encoding adenylate kinase gives MTVVILLGPPGAGKGTQASRIAERLDIPAISTGDIFRANMAEGTEIGKQAQAYMDRGEFVPDSVTNTMVKARLAAPDTANGFLLDGYPRSVEQAHVLRDMLLDLGTSIDVVLEIQVDEDEVVERMLKRAQEQHRTDDTEPVMRHRLEVYHQQTLPVATYYVDQDLLEVVDGTGSIDEVTARIFAILDSVASK, from the coding sequence ATGACAGTCGTCATCCTCCTCGGCCCTCCCGGAGCGGGCAAGGGAACGCAGGCCTCGCGCATCGCGGAGCGCCTCGACATCCCCGCCATCTCGACCGGTGACATCTTCCGCGCGAACATGGCGGAAGGAACCGAGATCGGCAAGCAGGCCCAGGCGTACATGGACCGCGGAGAGTTCGTGCCCGATTCGGTGACGAACACGATGGTGAAGGCTCGCCTGGCCGCCCCAGACACCGCCAACGGCTTCCTGCTGGACGGCTACCCGCGCTCGGTCGAGCAGGCGCACGTTCTGCGAGACATGCTCCTCGATCTCGGCACGTCGATCGATGTGGTCCTGGAGATTCAGGTCGACGAGGACGAGGTCGTCGAACGCATGCTCAAGAGGGCGCAAGAGCAGCATCGCACGGACGACACCGAGCCGGTCATGCGCCACCGCCTCGAGGTCTACCACCAGCAGACGCTGCCCGTGGCCACGTACTACGTGGACCAGGATCTCCTGGAGGTCGTCGACGGAACCGGCTCGATCGATGAGGTGACGGCCCGCATCTTCGCCATCCTGGATTCGGTGGCCTCGAAGTAG
- the secY gene encoding preprotein translocase subunit SecY: MLGAFAQAFRTPDLRRKLLFTLFIMAAFRLGSFIPTPGVDSQAVQRCMAQESQASLLDLVNLFSGGALLQLSIFALGIMPYITASIIIQLLRVVIPRFDDLHKEGQTGQARLTQYTRYLTIGLGVLQATTTVSLARSGQLFQSCSEGVIKDRSIVTFIMMIIVMMAGTGVIMWLGELITERGIGNGMSLLIFTSIAARLPEQLLSIGQSGKWASVAAIVALLLVVALAVVYVEQAQRRIPVQYAKRMIGRRQYGGTTTYIPLKINMSGVIPVIFASSILALPPMVAQFGKTNDKWVQWISEHFTQGSSFYLTIYALFTLFFTFFYTAITFNPDEVADNMKKYGGFIPGYRAGRPTAEYLRYVINRITSAGALYLVIIALLPSLAIIPLKLSSSQMPFGGTTLLIIIGVGLQTVKEINTQLQQHHYEGFLK; this comes from the coding sequence TTGCTCGGTGCATTTGCCCAGGCGTTCCGTACCCCCGACCTGCGTCGGAAGCTACTCTTCACCCTGTTCATCATGGCCGCGTTCCGGCTGGGATCATTCATTCCCACGCCGGGCGTCGATTCGCAGGCCGTGCAGCGCTGTATGGCGCAGGAGTCCCAGGCGTCGCTTCTGGACCTCGTGAACCTCTTTTCGGGTGGCGCGCTGCTGCAGCTGTCGATCTTCGCCCTGGGCATCATGCCCTACATCACGGCCTCGATCATCATTCAGCTGCTGCGCGTCGTGATCCCCAGGTTCGATGATCTGCACAAGGAAGGCCAGACCGGTCAGGCGAGGCTCACGCAGTACACCCGTTACCTGACGATCGGCCTGGGTGTTCTGCAGGCCACGACCACGGTCTCCCTGGCGCGCAGCGGTCAGCTCTTCCAGTCGTGTTCCGAAGGAGTCATCAAGGATCGCTCGATCGTTACGTTCATCATGATGATCATCGTCATGATGGCAGGCACGGGCGTCATCATGTGGCTGGGTGAACTCATCACTGAACGCGGCATCGGCAACGGCATGTCGCTGCTGATCTTCACCTCGATTGCGGCGCGCCTGCCCGAGCAGCTGCTGTCCATCGGACAGTCCGGCAAGTGGGCATCGGTCGCCGCCATCGTCGCCCTGCTCCTGGTGGTCGCGCTCGCCGTTGTCTACGTCGAGCAGGCGCAGCGCCGCATTCCCGTCCAGTACGCCAAGCGCATGATCGGCAGGCGCCAGTATGGCGGAACAACGACTTACATCCCGCTGAAGATCAACATGTCGGGCGTCATCCCCGTCATCTTCGCCTCCTCGATCCTGGCTTTGCCACCCATGGTTGCCCAGTTCGGCAAGACCAACGACAAATGGGTGCAGTGGATCTCGGAACACTTCACGCAGGGCAGCTCGTTCTACCTGACCATCTACGCCCTGTTCACGCTCTTCTTCACGTTCTTCTACACGGCCATCACGTTCAACCCGGACGAGGTAGCCGACAACATGAAGAAGTACGGGGGCTTCATCCCGGGCTACCGTGCGGGACGCCCCACGGCCGAGTACCTGCGCTACGTGATTAACCGGATCACCTCCGCCGGGGCGCTCTACCTCGTGATCATCGCGCTGCTGCCGTCGCTGGCAATCATCCCGCTGAAGCTGTCGAGCTCGCAGATGCCCTTTGGTGGCACGACATTGCTCATCATCATCGGCGTCGGCCTGCAGACGGTGAAGGAAATCAACACCCAGCTGCAGCAGCATCACTACGAAGGATTCCTCAAATGA
- the rplO gene encoding 50S ribosomal protein L15, giving the protein MADSTNKTQIVKLHHLRPAPGAKTAKTRVGRGEGSKGKTAGRGTKGTKARYQVAAGFEGGQMPIHMRLPKLRGFKNPFRVEYQVVNVGKLGELFPEGGKVTVEDLIAKHAVRDSAPVKVLGTGELSVKLEVEVDSWSSSAEAKITAAGGSISAR; this is encoded by the coding sequence ATGGCGGACTCCACGAACAAGACGCAGATCGTTAAGCTGCACCACCTGCGTCCTGCCCCCGGAGCCAAGACCGCGAAGACCCGCGTGGGTCGCGGTGAAGGCTCGAAGGGCAAGACCGCCGGCCGCGGTACCAAGGGCACCAAGGCCCGCTACCAGGTTGCCGCCGGCTTCGAGGGTGGCCAGATGCCGATCCACATGCGTCTGCCGAAGCTTCGCGGCTTCAAGAATCCCTTCCGCGTTGAGTACCAGGTCGTGAACGTTGGCAAGCTCGGGGAGCTCTTCCCCGAGGGCGGCAAGGTCACGGTCGAGGACCTCATCGCCAAGCACGCCGTTCGCGATTCCGCGCCCGTCAAGGTCCTCGGAACCGGCGAACTCAGCGTCAAGCTCGAGGTTGAGGTCGACTCCTGGTCGTCCTCCGCCGAGGCGAAGATTACTGCCGCCGGCGGGTCGATTTCGGCTCGCTGA
- the rpmD gene encoding 50S ribosomal protein L30, with amino-acid sequence MAKNIKITLVKSSAHAKQNMKDTLRTLGLRKIGQSVVREQTDTVLGAVRTVRHLVTAEEVD; translated from the coding sequence ATGGCGAAGAACATCAAGATCACGCTGGTGAAGTCCTCTGCTCACGCCAAGCAGAACATGAAGGATACGCTGCGCACCCTCGGGCTGCGCAAGATCGGCCAGAGCGTCGTGCGTGAGCAGACCGACACCGTCCTCGGTGCCGTTCGCACCGTGCGTCACCTGGTGACCGCTGAGGAGGTCGACTGA
- the rpsE gene encoding 30S ribosomal protein S5: MAAQQRDRNGSGAGENNDRRERRSGRGNDRDNRRNNENKNEYIERVVTINRVSKVVKGGRRFSFTALVVVGDGEGTVGVGYGKAKEVPQAISKGVEEAKKNFFRVPMIRRTITHVVQGRDTAGVVLLRPAAPGTGVIAGGPVRAVLEAAGVHDVLTKSLGSSNAINIVHATVDALKQLEQPEAVAARRGLPLERVAPASMLRARAEGEAEKRAAAEAAEADKAAAGEAK, encoded by the coding sequence ATGGCTGCACAGCAGCGAGACAGGAACGGTTCGGGCGCGGGCGAGAACAACGATCGCCGTGAGCGCCGCTCCGGCCGCGGCAACGATCGCGACAACCGCCGGAACAACGAGAACAAGAACGAGTACATCGAGCGCGTCGTGACGATCAACCGCGTCTCCAAGGTCGTGAAGGGCGGACGCCGCTTCTCCTTCACCGCCCTGGTTGTCGTGGGTGACGGCGAAGGCACGGTGGGTGTCGGCTACGGAAAGGCCAAGGAAGTTCCTCAGGCCATCTCCAAGGGTGTCGAGGAGGCGAAGAAGAACTTCTTCCGCGTCCCGATGATCCGCCGCACGATCACGCACGTGGTGCAGGGTCGCGACACCGCAGGTGTCGTCCTCCTGCGTCCGGCTGCCCCCGGTACCGGCGTTATCGCCGGCGGCCCGGTGCGCGCGGTCCTGGAAGCCGCGGGCGTCCACGACGTGCTCACGAAGTCGCTGGGCTCGTCCAACGCGATCAACATCGTCCACGCGACGGTTGACGCTCTGAAGCAGCTCGAGCAGCCCGAGGCTGTCGCCGCTCGTCGCGGCCTGCCCCTCGAGCGCGTTGCTCCCGCATCCATGCTGCGCGCTCGCGCAGAGGGTGAGGCAGAGAAGCGCGCGGCTGCCGAGGCCGCCGAGGCCGACAAGGCCGCTGCAGGGGAGGCTAAGTGA
- the rplR gene encoding 50S ribosomal protein L18, whose product MAYSIKGKGKFVARKRRHLRLRKKINGTPERPRLVVTRSNRHMVAQVIDDTVGHTLVSASDIEADLAGSEGTKTDKARKVGALIAERAKAAGICAVVFDRGGNKYAGRVAAVAEAAREGGLEL is encoded by the coding sequence ATGGCTTACTCGATCAAGGGCAAGGGCAAGTTCGTCGCTCGCAAGCGCCGTCACCTCCGCCTCCGCAAGAAGATCAACGGCACGCCCGAGCGTCCCCGTCTGGTCGTCACCCGTTCGAACCGCCACATGGTGGCGCAGGTCATCGACGATACGGTGGGTCACACGCTGGTGTCGGCCTCCGACATCGAAGCGGACCTGGCCGGTTCCGAGGGCACGAAGACCGACAAGGCCCGCAAGGTCGGCGCCCTGATCGCCGAGCGCGCGAAGGCCGCAGGAATCTGCGCCGTCGTCTTCGACCGCGGTGGTAACAAGTACGCAGGTCGCGTTGCGGCCGTTGCCGAGGCCGCCCGTGAGGGCGGGCTCGAGCTGTGA
- the rplF gene encoding 50S ribosomal protein L6, whose protein sequence is MSRIGKNPIAIPAGVDVAIDGQNVTVKGPKGTLSHVVAEPITAKVEDGQVVVERPNDERTARSLHGLSRTLIANMIVGVTEGYKKDLEITGTGYRVVAKGKDLEFSLGFSHTITITPPEGIEFTIAPKSQTLFTVSGIDKQLVGETAARIRKLKKPEPYKGKGIHYVGETIRRKVGKAGK, encoded by the coding sequence ATGTCGCGAATTGGTAAGAACCCCATCGCAATCCCGGCCGGCGTTGACGTCGCGATCGACGGACAGAACGTGACCGTGAAGGGCCCCAAGGGCACCCTGAGCCACGTCGTGGCCGAGCCGATCACCGCCAAGGTCGAGGACGGTCAGGTCGTCGTCGAGCGTCCGAACGACGAGCGCACGGCGCGTTCGCTTCACGGGCTCTCCCGCACGCTGATCGCCAACATGATCGTCGGCGTGACCGAGGGCTACAAGAAGGATCTCGAGATCACGGGCACCGGTTACCGCGTGGTCGCCAAGGGTAAGGACCTGGAGTTCTCCCTGGGCTTCTCCCACACGATTACCATTACGCCGCCCGAGGGCATCGAGTTCACGATCGCCCCGAAGTCTCAGACGCTGTTCACGGTGTCCGGCATCGACAAGCAGCTCGTCGGCGAGACGGCTGCCCGGATCCGCAAGCTGAAGAAGCCGGAACCCTACAAGGGCAAGGGCATCCACTACGTGGGCGAGACCATCCGTCGCAAGGTCGGAAAGGCTGGTAAGTGA
- the rpsH gene encoding 30S ribosomal protein S8, producing MTMTDPIADMLTRLRNANRAHHDAVSMPYSKLKNAIANILVEEGYIASTTVEDARVGKTLTINLKYGSHREAAIQGLKRVSKPGLRVYAKSTNLPKVRGGLGVAILSTSSGLLTDRQAAEKGVGGEVLAYIW from the coding sequence ATGACAATGACAGACCCGATTGCAGATATGCTGACGCGTCTGCGCAACGCGAATCGTGCGCACCACGATGCGGTTTCGATGCCGTACTCCAAGCTCAAGAACGCGATTGCGAACATCCTGGTCGAGGAAGGCTACATTGCCTCGACCACCGTCGAGGATGCCCGCGTGGGCAAGACCCTGACGATCAACCTGAAGTACGGCTCGCACCGCGAGGCCGCGATCCAGGGGCTCAAGCGCGTGTCCAAGCCCGGTCTGCGCGTGTACGCCAAGTCCACCAACCTGCCCAAGGTCCGCGGCGGCCTCGGCGTGGCGATCCTGTCCACGTCCTCCGGCCTGCTCACCGACCGCCAGGCAGCCGAGAAGGGTGTGGGTGGGGAAGTCCTCGCCTACATCTGGTGA
- a CDS encoding type Z 30S ribosomal protein S14 gives MAKTSLKVKAARKPKFGVRAYTRCNRCGRPHSVYRKFGLCRVCLRELAHRGELPGVTKSSW, from the coding sequence ATGGCCAAGACATCCCTGAAGGTCAAGGCTGCCCGCAAGCCGAAGTTCGGCGTGCGTGCCTACACCCGGTGCAACCGTTGCGGACGTCCGCACTCGGTGTACCGCAAGTTCGGACTGTGCCGCGTGTGCCTGCGCGAGCTCGCCCACCGCGGCGAACTCCCCGGTGTCACCAAGAGCAGCTGGTAA
- the rplE gene encoding 50S ribosomal protein L5: MAPRLKEKYVSEIREALRAEFKHENVMQVGGLTKIVVNMGVGEAARDSKALEGAIRDLTAITGQKPVTTRAKKSIAQFKLREGQAIGAHVTLRGDRMWEFLDRLLSTALPRIRDFRGLSSRQFDGHGNYTFGLTEQSMFHEIDQDSIDRVRGMDITVVTSATNDEEGRALLRHLGFPFKED; this comes from the coding sequence ATGGCCCCGCGTCTGAAGGAAAAGTACGTCTCCGAGATCCGCGAGGCGCTCCGTGCGGAGTTCAAGCACGAGAACGTCATGCAGGTCGGCGGACTGACGAAGATTGTCGTCAACATGGGTGTCGGCGAGGCCGCTCGCGACTCGAAGGCACTCGAGGGCGCTATCCGCGACCTCACCGCGATCACCGGCCAGAAGCCCGTGACCACCCGCGCCAAGAAGTCCATCGCGCAGTTCAAGCTGCGCGAAGGTCAGGCGATCGGCGCCCACGTCACGCTTCGCGGCGATCGCATGTGGGAGTTCCTGGACCGCCTCCTGTCGACGGCGCTTCCCCGCATCCGTGACTTCCGCGGACTGTCCTCCAGGCAGTTCGACGGTCACGGCAACTACACCTTCGGTCTCACGGAGCAGTCGATGTTCCACGAGATCGACCAGGACTCGATCGACCGAGTGCGCGGCATGGACATCACGGTTGTCACCTCGGCCACCAATGACGAAGAGGGTCGCGCCCTTCTGCGTCACCTCGGCTTCCCGTTCAAGGAGGACTGA
- the rplX gene encoding 50S ribosomal protein L24 codes for MAAKIRKNDLVEVVRGRTCDEKALAKRNARRAEEGLEPLKPGDKGKQGRVIQVFPEEGKVLVEGVNLKTRHVRQGQQGSAGGIETIEAPISLSKVALVDPETKKRVRVGFREDTVERGGRTRTVRVRVTRGGAKRGVEQGKEI; via the coding sequence ATGGCAGCCAAGATTCGCAAGAATGACCTCGTCGAGGTCGTTCGCGGACGCACGTGTGACGAGAAGGCGCTGGCCAAGCGCAACGCCCGCCGCGCTGAAGAGGGCCTCGAGCCTTTGAAGCCCGGCGACAAGGGCAAGCAGGGCCGCGTCATCCAGGTGTTCCCCGAGGAGGGCAAGGTCCTCGTCGAGGGTGTCAACCTGAAGACTCGCCACGTGCGCCAGGGCCAGCAGGGCAGCGCCGGCGGCATCGAGACCATCGAGGCCCCCATCTCCCTGTCCAAGGTCGCTCTGGTCGACCCCGAGACCAAGAAGCGCGTTCGTGTCGGTTTCCGCGAGGATACCGTCGAGCGCGGTGGCCGCACCCGTACCGTGCGAGTTCGCGTGACTCGCGGCGGCGCCAAGCGCGGCGTTGAGCAGGGCAAGGAGATCTGA
- the rplN gene encoding 50S ribosomal protein L14 yields MIQQESRLKVADNTGAKEILTIRVLGGSGRRYAGIGDTIVATVKDAIPGGNVKKGEVVKAVIVRTRKETRRPDGSYIRFDENAAVIINNNGEPRGTRIFGPVGRELREKKFMRIVSLAPEVI; encoded by the coding sequence ATGATCCAGCAGGAGTCGCGACTGAAGGTCGCCGACAACACAGGGGCCAAGGAGATCCTGACCATCCGTGTTCTCGGTGGCTCGGGTCGGCGCTACGCGGGTATCGGCGACACGATCGTCGCCACCGTGAAGGACGCCATTCCCGGCGGCAACGTCAAGAAGGGCGAAGTCGTCAAGGCAGTGATCGTTCGCACGCGTAAGGAAACCCGCCGCCCCGACGGTTCCTACATTCGTTTCGACGAGAATGCGGCCGTCATCATCAACAACAATGGCGAGCCGCGTGGCACGCGCATCTTCGGTCCCGTGGGCCGCGAGCTGCGCGAGAAGAAGTTCATGCGCATCGTCTCCCTCGCTCCGGAGGTGATCTGA
- the rpsQ gene encoding 30S ribosomal protein S17, with protein sequence MAETTARSERKVRRGYVVSDMMDKTVVVRIEDRVKHALYGKVMRKNKKVKVHDEHNECGVGDLVLIMETRPLSATKRWRVVEILEKAK encoded by the coding sequence ATGGCAGAAACCACCGCTCGCAGTGAGCGTAAGGTCCGTCGCGGCTACGTCGTCAGCGACATGATGGACAAGACCGTTGTCGTGCGAATCGAGGACCGCGTCAAGCACGCGCTCTACGGCAAGGTCATGCGCAAGAACAAGAAGGTCAAGGTTCACGACGAGCACAACGAGTGCGGCGTCGGCGATCTCGTCCTCATCATGGAGACCCGCCCGCTGTCGGCCACCAAGCGCTGGCGCGTTGTGGAGATCCTCGAAAAGGCGAAGTGA
- the rpmC gene encoding 50S ribosomal protein L29 yields the protein MADKGLTTDQLDAMDNSQLSKELEKAKAELFNLRFAQAIGNLEDHGRMKTVRRDIARIYTIARERELGYRTAPNTEE from the coding sequence ATGGCAGATAAGGGTCTGACCACCGATCAGCTCGATGCCATGGACAACTCCCAGCTGTCCAAGGAGCTCGAGAAGGCCAAGGCAGAGCTGTTCAACCTGCGTTTTGCGCAGGCCATCGGCAACCTCGAGGATCACGGTCGCATGAAGACCGTGCGCCGCGACATTGCCCGGATCTACACCATCGCGCGTGAGCGGGAGCTCGGCTACCGCACCGCCCCGAACACTGAGGAGTGA
- the rplP gene encoding 50S ribosomal protein L16, with the protein MLIPRRTKYRKQHRPHRTGFASGGTELAFGDYGIQALESAYITNRQIEAARIAVTRHIKRGGKVWINIFPDRPLTKKPAETRMGSGKGAPEWWVAPVKPGRVMFELAGVPEELAREALSRAQHKLPIKTRFVVREGGDI; encoded by the coding sequence ATGCTCATTCCCCGTCGGACTAAGTACCGCAAGCAGCACCGTCCTCACCGCACTGGCTTCGCCTCCGGTGGCACCGAACTCGCGTTCGGCGACTACGGCATCCAGGCCTTGGAGAGTGCGTACATCACCAACCGTCAGATTGAGGCGGCCCGTATCGCCGTCACCCGTCACATCAAGCGTGGCGGTAAGGTCTGGATCAACATCTTCCCGGACCGTCCTCTGACCAAGAAGCCCGCCGAAACACGAATGGGTTCCGGTAAGGGTGCACCGGAATGGTGGGTTGCCCCCGTCAAGCCCGGACGCGTCATGTTCGAGCTGGCAGGCGTCCCCGAGGAGCTCGCTCGCGAAGCCCTCAGCCGTGCCCAGCACAAGCTTCCTATCAAGACCCGCTTCGTGGTCCGAGAGGGTGGTGACATCTGA
- the rpsC gene encoding 30S ribosomal protein S3: MGQKVNPRGFRLGITTDHRSRWFSDSTTKGQRYADYVAEDVAIRKFLTDNLERAGIAEVSIERTRDRVRVDLHTARPGIVIGRRGAEADRLRVQLEKLTGKQVQLNILEVKNPDLEAQLVAQGIAEQLAARVSFRRAMRKGIQSAQRAGAKGIRVQVSGRLGGAEMSRSEFYREGRVPLHTLRANIDYGFHEARTTFGRIGVKVWIYKGDLTEREFARQQAEHAQRGGRRDGRRGPRRGGRPNQETASQQAPREAQASEAAASTTGTEA; encoded by the coding sequence ATGGGCCAGAAGGTCAATCCCCGCGGGTTCCGTCTGGGAATCACCACGGACCACCGGTCTCGTTGGTTCTCCGACTCCACCACCAAGGGACAGCGCTACGCGGACTACGTGGCCGAAGACGTCGCGATCCGCAAGTTCTTGACCGACAACCTCGAGCGCGCCGGCATCGCCGAGGTGAGCATTGAGCGCACGCGCGACCGCGTTCGCGTCGACCTGCATACCGCTCGCCCGGGCATCGTGATCGGTCGCCGCGGAGCCGAGGCCGACCGCCTGCGCGTGCAGCTCGAGAAGCTGACGGGCAAGCAGGTCCAGCTCAACATCCTCGAGGTGAAGAACCCCGATCTCGAAGCGCAGCTCGTCGCCCAGGGCATCGCGGAGCAGCTCGCTGCTCGCGTGTCCTTCCGTCGTGCGATGCGCAAGGGCATTCAGTCGGCTCAGCGCGCCGGCGCCAAGGGCATTCGTGTCCAGGTGTCGGGTCGTCTGGGCGGCGCGGAAATGTCCCGTTCCGAGTTCTACCGCGAGGGCCGCGTGCCGCTGCACACCCTGCGCGCGAACATCGACTACGGATTCCACGAGGCGCGTACGACCTTCGGTCGCATCGGCGTCAAGGTGTGGATCTACAAGGGTGACCTGACCGAGCGCGAGTTCGCTCGCCAGCAGGCCGAGCACGCCCAGCGTGGCGGCCGTCGCGATGGTCGCCGTGGCCCCCGCCGCGGCGGACGCCCCAACCAGGAGACCGCTTCGCAGCAGGCCCCCCGTGAGGCTCAGGCCTCCGAGGCCGCTGCGTCCACAACCGGAACGGAGGCCTGA